AAGCCCCCCTCATAAGCCTGTGCTCCCACTGCTTTGTCTCCAAGCGCTCAGGGCAAAGACTGAGCTCATCTGCCCCCTGACTTCAAagaaaatagctgaaaataAGGACACCCAAAGGTTTATCAGCTGAATTCACCTTCCATTCTCGCTTCACATCTGACTCTAGCACCTTGTCTGCAAACAGGTCGTAAAAGTTTATGGAAGAAGTTGAATGTAGAAACTACAAAGAGCAGCTTTTCAGATTGTCACATTACTGCATTCATAGCACCCCGAAAGGGAACTGTGCTACTGATGATTCCCCAGTAACACTATACCCTCCTCTTGTGCAGTGGCATAAAAAGCCCTGAGAATTTAGGCCACTAAACAAAACTTTTTGGGGGAAATTGCAGATGTTAGAGAAGTGCAAGACAGAGACCAAGAACAGCTAAAACTGAggatgaaagcaaatgaaagcagtGTTTGTATAACACGTGAAAAGGGAGTGCAGGGTGGGCAAGTCTGAAAGGCCTCTGTTAGGGCTGGTATCATTGGTATTGTCCTATAAGGCTATGTTCACATGGCATTGGGAACTGTGCACTTCCTTCCTGAAACAGGACCAATTGCCTTCAGCGTGCCTCAGTTGGCATATGTGCACTAAAGATGGAGCAGTGGGAATACTGGGGTGTAGCTGTGGTGGTGCTGTCCTTTAGCCttttgctgcaggagcaggaaagaaGTGGAAGTGAGGAAGCAAGAATGTGAGAAAAAGAGCAAGGGAAACAGATTAATGAACGCAACTTGAGCATGGAGGGGAAAGGCAAAAAATCTTGTGACCATACTGAGATGAACTGTTGGACCCTTACCTGGAGAGGTGAGGAGCCTCTCAGCTGGGGACAGTGAAAATTGCACTGTTCAATGCTATTCGCACAGCGGGACACGAAGCTATCCTTTCATGTCCTCAGACAGACCATCCAGTCACTCTAAGGCCAGGAAGCCGACAGCAAGCAGAACAGGTGACAGGGGAGAAGGAACACTCAGCCCTAGCTCTGAGGCAGGACTTTGCTTCTGCTAATTGTGAAAAATgctcttcaaaaaaacccacaagagaGACACCTTATAAACACTTGGGAAGCTGCTTCCCAGCGATGTCTGGCATCAGCATCACCTTCAAATGATCAGAAGTGCTGCTGAGCTCCAAGAGTAAAAGCCCAGGAAAGTGCTTGAATAGCAACAattaattacagaaagaaaaacctgaaaggaAGGCGTCGTTCAAAGCCACTGCTTTGAGACTTTTCCTGCTCCCCATGGCGCACTGTCACCCACTAATAACGTaacagaggcagagcagaagcaCTGCTCATTAACGCTGTAGGTGTCTTCTCTAAGAAGCTGTTCCCATCAACAGCCAATGCCTTCCCTGCTCCAGGCCCAGCATGCGGCATGTGTAGGCTCATAGCTCCAAGGGGCAACCACTGAAAAGACCCAGGTCTACACAGGCAGTTACCTCCAAGACTGCTAATTCTGCCTGGGGCTGAGTCACAGGGCCTTGCTGCCACAGAGAGACAAGAGTGCTAGGTtatctgttggtttttttacccCCTTTTAATAAGTACAGAAGAAGATCAGCCAGGGCAGGCTGAGGTAGTCAGGTCCCAGTCTCGACCTCCACCACTTCTGCCACTGTTCCGAAGCCCACCCCCTCCTGGATGATGACCACATCGCTTGGTGAGCCCTCGTCCTGCACTATAATGCATTTGTCCTCATGCTCCGAGATGGCGATTTCAATGATGTCCTTTGCTGATGGCAAATCCCCAGCAGGCCTCCCCTGTGCCCCAGGATCTGGGGGGCTGCCTCGAGACTGGTAAGTAGCAATGCAGTGACCGCTGGCTGTGACCAGCTGCTCAGCCTCATTTGCTGGCCCCGGCACCTCCACCATGAGCAAGGTGGGCTCTGCCACAATCTCCTCCTGGTGGCCCTTCCTCTGAGGCCTTTTCCTTGCTGCCTGGGGTAGGTCCACATCAAGCGAGGCCACTACAGTGGCGAGCTCCTCAGggtccttttctgccttgtGGGTGAGCACATGGCGCGCAAGGCTCTGGGGAAGGCTGTAGCCCATGCCGCAGAGCTCGCATTTGTAGGGCTTGTCAGCCAGGTGGGATTTCTGGTGGCGCCGCAGCTTTGTGGCCAGGGTGTAGGACTTGCCGCACCTCTCACAGCGGAAAGGGCGCTCGCCTGTGTGCAAGCGCTCGTGGGCACGCAGCGTGTGGGGGTCCCGCAGCGCCTTGCCGCACACGGTACACAGGTGGGCCTCACCCGTGTGGGAGATGAGATGGCGCCGCAGCTCCGGCAGCTTGGGGAAGGCGTCGCCGCAGAAGCGGCACTTGTAGGGCTTCTCGCCCGTGTGCAGCCGGAGGTGCTCGCGCAGGTTGCTCTGCTGTCGGAAGTCCTTGCCGCAGTAGGGACAGGCGTAAGGGCGCTCCCCCGTGTGCAGGCGCATGTGGTTGCGCAAGGAGCCGGGGTTGGCCAGGTGGCGTCCACATATGGCACACTGGCATCCTTTGCGACCGGCTGGGCCAGTCCCAGTGGCCAGGTGGATCTTCCTGTGAATGCGGAGAGAGGGCCTGCGTGCAAAGGCCTTGCCACACTGCTCGCAGGAGAAGGGGCGCTGGCCGGTGTGCAGGACCTGGTGCTCCTGCAAGTCTCGCTTGGTGCAGTAAGCCTTGTCGCACTGGGTGCACTGGAAAGGCCGCACACCCTGGTGGGCCAACACGTGGGCCTTGAAGCTCTCCTCTGAACTATAGCTCTTGCCACACTCCGTGCACAGGAAGGGCTTGTGGCCAGCATGAACAAAGCAGTGCTTCTTGaggtggcagagctgcaggaaggcTTTACCACACTCCCCGCAATGGTACCTGCGCTTGAGCATCTCCTTCTGGGGCAGAGCTTTCGGTGGGGGGCCTGGGCTGCCAGAATGACCCTCCACCAGCTCCATGTACCGCTCCTGCCCCTCAGGTCCCTCCAGCGGGCCCTCATCCCCATGCTCTGGGGATGCCAGTCTGGAGTCTTTGGAAGCTTTGCCCTCTTTCTCACAAGTCTCTACACGCTCTCCTTCAGAAGGATGGGGCTGCTGGGATTCCTGCCCAgctgtcctgtcactacagtCCTGCAGGCACttctggagctggctggccaGAGCATGCACCTTGCATGGTTTTCCAACCAAGCGAGCACTGAGTCGAACCCCGCTTGAGAGCGACAACAGATCCAGGTCTCCTGGACGTGCCTCTTTATGCCCCATCTCcactttttctgctgcagatcCGGGACCCACACCCTCATCCAATTCTTCCTTGCACCTGCCATTGGCCTTAATGGTGGAGATGGTCTCGAGGTGCTGATTCTCAGTCCTCAGCACTTTGGCTTGCCACGGCTCATGTTCAGAAGTTGTGCTTCTCTCTtcttgcagcctgtggagaTGTTTGGTGGCCGGCCTGCTAACCTCAGTAGGGACATCAAGGACTGTGGTTTCATCAGCTACCACCTTGGAGACATCGGGATCCcctgcacaaacacaaaagcGTGGCGGGTGAATTAACGCTGGCTGTTGTTATGTGACACGACTGCTGCTGGATCAGGGGAACATGAACCTCAGAGACAGGTACCCTGCTATCGAGTAATGCTGGGGCTCTGGCATGAAAACCATTACTTTTAtgacttttccttttaaactggGGAAGATGGGGGGGAATCTCGGTTCTCTCGCCACAGACAGTACCCGTGCAGCATTTCTAGTGTTTCACAGGCAGTACTTCTAGGCGATATCATCATGACTGGCATGaaacccagagaggtggtggagtcaccacccctggaagtgttcaaaaaacgggtagatgtggcactttgggacatggtttagtctagtctacccttgattggtttagtgtggacttggtagggtaggttaatggttggactggatgatcttaaaggtcttttccaacctaaatgattctatcattctatgattctatgaaaacgGGGCGGCACGCTCCCTCCTCGGCTGGTAGCCCTTAAAAGCCGCGCACGGTCGGGTCAGACAGCAATCTcggaggggctgcggggcgaaCACGCCTGCGCGCAGATGCTGGGGGCAGCTGAAGGCGCCGGCACCCGAGGCCCGGGGAGGCCAGGCCGCTCCTTTCGCCCGGGCTGGGACGCGCGTCCCCGGCACGGCACCTACCTGCGAGGGGCTCCGCCGCCGTCCCGCCGGGAGAGGCCCCGTCCCCCCGCACCACCGCCGCctccgcgctgcccgccggccgccccctcGGCCCGGCCTCCCGCGGCGCCGCTATCCCCTCGCCTCCGTCCGGCCGCCGCTcctccgccgcggccccgcgggcCTCCTCGGGCCAGTAGAGCagctccgcgcccgccgcgaTGGGCCGCCGCGCCCGCAGCTGCAGCCGGCCGCCCGCCCAGCCCAGCGCCACGTTGGCCTCCGCCTCCTTCGGGCTCCGCTGCACCAGGCTGCAAGGCACGGCCACAGCGTCGGCCACGGCCGcacgcccgccccgccgcccgccccgccgccgccgccggtaCTCACCTCctccagcccggccccgccgcctcctcccgggccccgccgggccgccccaGGAGCGCCCCGGCCGGCAGGGCCCGGCCCACGCACCACACGCCCGTGCCCCGCGCCCGGGACAGCGACGGCCCCAGCGCCAGCCCGGGGGGCAGGCTGCGCAGCGCCGGGCAGGCGGCGCCGGGCGGCTCCTCGGGGCCGCCGGCCGCGGGGGacgcgccggggccggggcgctcCATGCCGGCGGAACGGAgcgagggggcggcgggcgcgcccggacggcgggcggcggcgggcggggcggggcggcgtTCCCCCGGCGACGGGCCGCGCTTCCGGCGGGCGGCGGATGCCGGCGGGGGGTTGACaggcgggcgggccgggcggcggcggcggcagcggcaggtaccggcggcgggcgggccggggcgtgGTGTGGTGCCGGGGAACGCAGCCGGGCCCTtcgggcggcagcggggcccggggcgggccgCGGGCGCACGGCGGCGTTGTCCTGGTactgccggggcggggcggggcagggcggggaaggggcccggcggcggggccggggccgagcgggcgggccggggctgggccccGAGCCCCGAGCCCCGAGCCCTTTCCCGGGTGTTGCCGAGCCCGCGGAGCGCCGGGCTTGCCCCGTGCGGGGAGGCGGCTGCTTCTGCGGGAAGCGCCGAGCCCGGGTCCCCGCTggccgccccgcggcgggaAGAGCCCGTCCCGTAAAGCGCCGCGGGCCCGGCACCTGGGCGGGGAGAGCAAGGGCTCGGGGGCCGCGGAGTTTTAGTCATTTCTTTGGTGTTGGCGGTGTTACCGACTGCTGGAGCGCGGCAGGGGCCCGGGCCGGGCTTGAGCCCTTGCTGCCGGCTCGTCCCGGCGGGCCCTGGCCGGTGGCTGCAGCAGACGGTGCCGGAGTgctgcggcgggggccgggTAACTCCCCTTCCCTTTTGGTGCCTGACAGCAGGGGCTGTTGAATGTCCCTCCGTTGGCTGGCAGGTACCATGGGAACTTGGTGTTCTCTTTGAACAGTGTAAACAGCAAATCTTTGAGTCTCTTATTGGAATCTTGAAGTTGGGTCTGGGTTGTCACAGGAGCTCAGTCTAAAGGGAGCGGGAGAGAACCAGCCGTACggtggagaggaggaggaggaggagaggtgcaGGCCCCGTAGGGCTGTGCGTGCCCCCGTTTCCTCACATGCTCCATGTGTGATGGGTGGATCCCGCACGGCGCTGATAGCAGCTTCTGTACTTTGTGTGAGAGCGTTGATAGCagcttctgttctttgtgtgaGAGCTCCGAGAGAGGAAGCTGAGCTCTGCGCTTTTGCTCTCTGACCCTGCAGAGACACACTAACAGGAGGTTGATTGCTAGCTGGGATGGATTTCCAGCGGGCATGGAGCTGGCCTTCGGCAAAGGGTTTGAGATGACTGAGGAAGGAAGGCTGCTCATTTAAAAAGTGGTTACAATCATGAAGGGCCAAAGGGTTTCCCTCAAGCAATAATGTGTCTGTCCTGAGTTAGTCGGTCATGGTGTGCCAGACAAAGCCGGTCTGGCTCTTGACCCTTCGATTCTTTCAGGGTAGTACCGGGATAGTGATGCTCTCGGTGGTATCATCAGTCTTGATGTGAGGGAAGACTTAGGCTGGACTTTCTCTGTGAGTCTCAGTCCTAGGGCTCATTCACGTGAGTGAGGACTTTGAAGGTCTGCTGCTGAGtaactgcttccttttttttgcaatgTGCTTGATGTTAAGACTGTAGCAAAGTGCAGGGACTTGATTCCTGTGTACAGAAAAACCGGCACTTgtgcaaatgaaacaaaactgggaggaggcgCAGATGGCAGCGGagtcagaaaaataatacagtcACCCCACAACTGGGATTCCTTTGGGTCTGAGCATTGCTTGTTaatcaggcagggaagaagaggcCACTTGGCTTCTGTAATTCTTTATTGTGTGCAAGTACAGGTCCAGGGTGTGGTATTACATGCATGGACATATTTTGATGTGTAGATTTACTTCTGAATTAGTAGTacatctggaagaaaaacaggaaaaggaaactgcCGAGTAGGTGCAGCTTAGAAATAAATGATGGAAAAGTAGTGACACtggaatttcagaaaaaaatagtctgCATGAACAGCAGCTACCAAGACTTCATAGGATACAAGTGAACTGTCTTCCCTGGGTAAATTCTGGTGGGATCTTGTATAAAGAGTCTCCAGCTCAGAATTTGcatgaaaattgtattttaaagtgcTGAGGTTTCTCTCCTTCAGCAGAATGCGCTATTCTACAGCACATATCCATGTGATCAAGAAAGTAAATTTTTATCAGACAGCAAGTGTTCAGGTCAACCAGTGTAGG
The Pelecanus crispus isolate bPelCri1 chromosome 6, bPelCri1.pri, whole genome shotgun sequence DNA segment above includes these coding regions:
- the ZNF408 gene encoding zinc finger protein 408; the protein is MERPGPGASPAAGGPEEPPGAACPALRSLPPGLALGPSLSRARGTGVWCVGRALPAGALLGRPGGAREEAAGPGWRSLVQRSPKEAEANVALGWAGGRLQLRARRPIAAGAELLYWPEEARGAAAEERRPDGGEGIAAPREAGPRGRPAGSAEAAVVRGDGASPGGTAAEPLAGDPDVSKVVADETTVLDVPTEVSRPATKHLHRLQEERSTTSEHEPWQAKVLRTENQHLETISTIKANGRCKEELDEGVGPGSAAEKVEMGHKEARPGDLDLLSLSSGVRLSARLVGKPCKVHALASQLQKCLQDCSDRTAGQESQQPHPSEGERVETCEKEGKASKDSRLASPEHGDEGPLEGPEGQERYMELVEGHSGSPGPPPKALPQKEMLKRRYHCGECGKAFLQLCHLKKHCFVHAGHKPFLCTECGKSYSSEESFKAHVLAHQGVRPFQCTQCDKAYCTKRDLQEHQVLHTGQRPFSCEQCGKAFARRPSLRIHRKIHLATGTGPAGRKGCQCAICGRHLANPGSLRNHMRLHTGERPYACPYCGKDFRQQSNLREHLRLHTGEKPYKCRFCGDAFPKLPELRRHLISHTGEAHLCTVCGKALRDPHTLRAHERLHTGERPFRCERCGKSYTLATKLRRHQKSHLADKPYKCELCGMGYSLPQSLARHVLTHKAEKDPEELATVVASLDVDLPQAARKRPQRKGHQEEIVAEPTLLMVEVPGPANEAEQLVTASGHCIATYQSRGSPPDPGAQGRPAGDLPSAKDIIEIAISEHEDKCIIVQDEGSPSDVVIIQEGVGFGTVAEVVEVETGT